A portion of the Manihot esculenta cultivar AM560-2 chromosome 2, M.esculenta_v8, whole genome shotgun sequence genome contains these proteins:
- the LOC110609303 gene encoding exocyst complex component EXO70B1: MDDNGEEKLMAMARHIAKTLGHNESMADDIFQIFSNFDGRFSRDKLSEKISGAAGDDLRDSASLKQTLDYLERQVSQYVVADHPIWSDSVDSSAFLDSIDELIATIRDWNPMASADKSISACLVRAEDFMQQAMFRLEEEFRLLMERGCESFELARPYGNGESTGNVSLDSDDDDEEAIITNGEDHNQIPVAQPLTHYNILIDALPSGTINDLHEIAKRMVAAGFGKECSHVYSSCRREFLEESMSRLGMQKLSMEEVQRMPWQDLEDEIDKWIKAANVALRILFPSERRLCDRVFFGFSSAADLSFMEVCRGSMVQILNFADAVAIGSRSPERLFKLLDFFETLRDLMPDFESNFSDQYCLVLRNDAVAIWKRLGEAIRGIFMELQNLIRRDPAKAPVPRGGLHPITRYVMNYLRAACRSSQTLEQVFEENVKLIPSEDSSSSLSVQIAWIMELLESNLQMKSKIYGDSALCSLFMMNNGRYIVQKVNDSQLGSLLGDDWIRKHTAKIKQFQMSYQRSSWNKVLGILRADNGPAAPNVGGNSLSMKEKMMFFNSHFEETCKTQSHWIIFDEQLRKELRISLANLLLPAYVNFIRRFQNSPELGKRADKYIKYTLKDIEAHINVLFQGGSESAGSGK; this comes from the coding sequence ATGGATGACAACGGCGAAGAGAAATTGATGGCGATGGCGCGTCACATAGCCAAGACTCTTGGCCACAATGAGTCCATGGCTGATGACATTTTTCAGATATTTTCCAACTTCGACGGTAGGTTCTCTCGCGATAAGTTGTCGGAGAAAATATCTGGAGCTGCCGGTGACGATTTGAGAGACTCTGCCTCTCTCAAACAGACTCTTGATTATTTGGAACGTCAGGTATCTCAGTACGTGGTCGCCGATCACCCTATCTGGTCCGACTCTGTTGATTCTTCTGCCTTCCTCGATTCCATCGACGAATTAATCGCCACGATACGAGACTGGAATCCTATGGCGAGCGCAGATAAATCCATCAGCGCGTGTTTGGTACGTGCCGAGGACTTCATGCAGCAAGCTATGTTTCGGCTGGAGGAGGAGTTCAGGCTCTTAATGGAACGTGGTTGCGAGTCGTTTGAACTGGCAAGGCCGTATGGAAATGGCGAGTCAACGGGAAACGTATCCCTTGACTCCGATGATGACGACGAAGAAGCAATCATCACCAATGGTGAGGACCACAATCAGATTCCTGTGGCGCAACCGCTTACCCATTACAATATTTTGATCGACGCGCTTCCATCGGGGACGATCAACGACCTTCATGAAATTGCTAAGCGCATGGTGGCCGCCGGTTTTGGCAAAGAGTGCTCACACGTGTACAGTAGTTGCAGGAGAGAGTTCTTGGAAGAAAGCATGTCGAGGTTGGGGATGCAGAAATTGAGTATGGAAGAAGTTCAAAGAATGCCATGGCAAGACCTTGAGGACGAAATAGATAAGTGGATTAAAGCAGCGAATGTGGCGCTTCGTATCCTCTTCCCAAGCGAACGTCGGCTATGCGATCGCGTGTTTTTTGGGTTCTCATCTGCAGCTGATTTATCGTTTATGGAGGTGTGTCGGGGATCCATGGTTCAGATTCTGAACTTCGCTGACGCAGTGGCTATTGGAAGCCGGTCGCCGGAGCGGTTGTTTAAGCTTCTGGATTTTTTTGAGACATTGAGAGACTTAATGCCAGATTTTGAGTCTAATTTCTCTGATCAATACTGTTTAGTTCTTCGGAATGATGCCGTTGCAATATGGAAGAGGTTAGGAGAGGCAATAAGAGGAATATTTATGGAGCTGCAGAATTTGATACGTCGTGACCCAGCCAAGGCTCCCGTGCCTCGTGGTGGGCTACATCCCATTACACGGTACGTGATGAATTATCTACGTGCTGCCTGTCGATCCAGTCAGACGCTTGAACAAGTTTTTGAGGAGAACGTTAAGCTCATTCCTTCTGAGGATTCGTCTTCCTCATTATCAGTTCAAATTGCATGGATTATGGAGCTATTAGAGAGTAATTTACAGATGAAGTCGAAGATTTATGGTGACTCTGCCTTATGCTCCCTTTTCATGATGAATAATGGAAGGTATATTGTCCAAAAGGTCAATGACAGCCAATTGGGCTCTCTTCTGGGTGATGATTGGATTAGGAAACACACTGCAAAAATCAAGCAATTTCAAATGAGTTATCAGCGAAGCTCGTGGAATAAGGTTTTGGGAATTTTGAGAGCAGATAATGGCCCTGCAGCTCCCAATGTTGGAGGGAACTCATTGTCTATGAAAGAAAAGATGATGTTCTTTAATTCCCACTTTGAGGAGACTTGCAAAACTCAATCCCACTGGATCATATTTGATGAGCAGCTAAGAAAGGAGTTGAGGATCTCTTTGGCCAACCTCTTGCTACCAGCATATGTAAACTTTATTAGACGGTTCCAGAATTCACCAGAACTTGGGAAGCGTGCTGACAAGTATATTAAGTACACTCTGAAAGACATAGAAGCCCACATTAATGTTTTGTTTCAGGGAGGTAGTGAATCAGCTGGAAGCGGAAAATAA